A single genomic interval of Paracoccus contaminans harbors:
- a CDS encoding cobyrinate a,c-diamide synthase translates to MADGPAPAAAPGLMIAAPASGCGKTTVMLGLLAALRARGISVQSFKNGPDYIDPAFHAAATGRVSPNLDSWAMGAGRIARLIAGAEPADLILAEGSMGLFDGVAQAGAAGTGATADIAALTGWPVVLVLDAGGQAQTAGAVALGLARFRTDVSVAGVIVNRVASARHLALARAGIEAAGLPVLGALPRQGVKLPERHLGLVQAAELPRLGALLDELGRFVAQHCDLEAIIAAARPPLCGTQGMAGAAGGRAGSATAPAAAAGGTGGAPSAAARQAAPHPGAGPRSAAAPRPEARPVAAMDPAPIPAPAERIALARDEAFSFLYPHVLAAWRAQGATVLPFSPLMDEPPDPSAGACWLPGGYPELHAGRLAACGRFLAGLRRFADTRPVHGECGGYMVLGAGLVAADGTRHAMAGLLGLETSFAARRMHLGYRLARAIGPAPFAAARGHEFHYAAILSQPDPALAHVTDAAGAAVPETGSFRIQPGGGASTGSFFHLIAPAEDA, encoded by the coding sequence ATGGCTGACGGCCCTGCCCCTGCCGCAGCCCCCGGCCTGATGATCGCGGCGCCTGCCTCGGGCTGCGGCAAGACGACGGTGATGCTGGGCCTGCTGGCGGCGCTGCGCGCGCGTGGCATCAGCGTGCAGAGCTTCAAGAACGGGCCGGACTATATCGACCCCGCCTTTCACGCCGCGGCCACGGGCAGGGTTTCGCCCAATCTTGACAGCTGGGCCATGGGCGCGGGCCGGATCGCCCGGCTGATCGCCGGGGCCGAGCCGGCCGACCTGATCCTGGCCGAAGGGTCGATGGGCCTTTTCGACGGGGTGGCGCAGGCGGGCGCGGCCGGGACCGGGGCGACGGCCGACATCGCCGCGCTGACGGGCTGGCCGGTCGTGCTGGTCCTCGACGCGGGGGGACAGGCGCAGACCGCGGGGGCCGTGGCGCTGGGGCTGGCCCGCTTTCGGACCGATGTCAGCGTGGCGGGGGTGATCGTGAACCGCGTCGCCTCGGCCCGCCACCTGGCGCTGGCCCGCGCCGGGATCGAGGCGGCGGGGCTGCCCGTCCTGGGGGCGCTGCCGCGGCAAGGGGTAAAGCTGCCCGAACGGCATCTGGGCCTTGTGCAGGCGGCCGAGCTGCCGCGGCTGGGCGCGCTGCTTGACGAGCTGGGCCGCTTTGTCGCGCAGCATTGCGACCTTGAGGCAATCATTGCCGCCGCGCGGCCGCCCTTGTGCGGCACGCAAGGCATGGCCGGCGCCGCCGGGGGCCGCGCCGGGTCCGCGACAGCGCCCGCCGCCGCTGCGGGCGGAACAGGGGGCGCCCCATCCGCCGCGGCCCGGCAAGCCGCGCCGCATCCCGGCGCCGGACCGCGCTCGGCCGCCGCGCCGCGCCCTGAGGCCCGCCCCGTCGCCGCCATGGACCCCGCGCCCATCCCCGCCCCGGCAGAGCGCATCGCCCTTGCCCGGGACGAGGCGTTCTCGTTCCTCTATCCCCATGTCCTTGCGGCCTGGCGGGCGCAGGGGGCGACGGTGCTGCCCTTCTCGCCCTTGATGGACGAACCGCCCGATCCCTCGGCCGGCGCCTGCTGGCTGCCCGGCGGCTATCCCGAACTGCATGCCGGGCGGCTGGCGGCCTGCGGCCGCTTTCTGGCGGGGCTGCGCCGCTTTGCCGACACGCGCCCCGTCCATGGCGAATGCGGGGGGTATATGGTTCTGGGGGCGGGGCTGGTCGCGGCGGACGGCACGCGGCACGCGATGGCGGGGCTGCTGGGGCTGGAAACCAGCTTTGCCGCGCGGCGCATGCATCTGGGCTATCGCCTGGCCCGGGCGATCGGACCGGCCCCCTTCGCCGCGGCGCGGGGCCATGAATTCCACTATGCCGCGATCCTGTCCCAGCCCGACCCGGCGCTTGCCCATGTCACCGACGCCGCCGGCGCCGCCGTGCCGGAAACCGGATCCTTCCGCATCCAGCCCGGCGGCGGGGCGAGCACGGGCAGCTTCTTTCACCTCATCGCCCCGGCCGAGGATGCATGA